From the genome of Sporomusa sphaeroides DSM 2875:
CGCGATGCGTTTTGCTGTCACCGAGAGTCTTTTCCGTTTTTCCGATAAGGTGGTAGCCGAGCCTAATCTGAGCGACAGTTATCAGGTTTCGGACGATTACACCACCTGGACACTTCATATTCGCAAGGGCGTCAAGTTCTCCAACGGCAACGATGTTACCCCTACAGCCGTCAAGGCGTCTATTGAGCGCCTGTACAAAAATACCGATACTGCGCAGGGCGGCAAAGGCAACTCCAAGCCAAAGGGTTATTTGATTTACAATTCCATTACGGCAGATGACGCAGCTGGAACGGTAACCATCGTGTGCAGTAAGCCTACCTCTAATATCCCCGGCATTCTGTCACACCCTTATTTCGCCATTATTGATGCGTCTGTGGCTGACAAGGAAATTATCGGGACAGGGCCGTATAAGGTGGACAGTTTTAAAGCCGGTGTCAGTGTGGAGATGTCCCGCAATCCGCATTACTGGAATGGAGCTGCTCCTTATGAAAAGGTTACGGTTATGTTTATTGATGACAGCTCCACCAAGGCCATGGCGCTGAAGCGGGGCGATGTTGATCTGGTCGAGAATATTACCACTGCCAGTGATTTGAAATCGCTTTCCAGCGACAATGCCTATTATGTTTCCACGGCGGCGGGTGTGCGTACCGCCAACGCCTATATGAATTTCCACGGGGTACTGAAAAATGACGCATTGCGTCAGGCTATTATGATGGCGTTGGATAAGCAAACCATGTGTGATATCACGACATCAGGCATGTATAAGCCGGGCATTTCGGTATTGCCTTCTTCCCTGGCTTATAATTATGACAAGCTGACCAATCCGTTTCCCTTTAACAAACAGGCGGCTATAGCCCTCTTGGACCAGGCAGGCATTGTAGACAAGGACGGTGACGGCTGGCGCGAGCTTGACGGGAAAATGATCAATCTGGATCATGTTGCCTTTACCAGCCGTAATCTGAACGACTTTGCCGAGGCCGTTGCTCTCCAGCTAGCCGAAATCGGCATTAAGGTAACAGTCAACATCCGCGATTATGACACTGCACTTGCCCTGTTAAAGGCCGGCGAGTTCGATCTGTGGACATGCAATACGCTTACTGTGGGTGTAGGTGATCCGCAAGCCTATTTGGGCAACTGGTACTCCGGTAACTCCGGCGGTTTCGGCTATTATTCCAATCCCAAGTATGATGCCGCTTTTGAGCAGCTGATGGTAGAGATGAACCAGGATCGCCGGGTGGAGCTTATTACCCAGCTGCAGCAGATTCTGATTGATGATGCCGCTACCATTGCTTATGGCTATTATAACAGCCGGATGTTCAGCCGGGCTAATAAGGTTACAGGGGCAGATATTGCCACTATCGACTACTACTGGCTGACTACCGGTATCAAGCCTGTAAGGTAATGCGATGATACTGCAGTTTCGTAATATATCGGTTGCCTATGGGGATGGGGGCCCATCCCTTACAGGCTTTACACTAGATGTGGCGGCGGGAGAGATTGTCGCGCTGGTGGGCGAAAGCGGCAGCGGCAAAACCACCGCCATCCGGACGGCCATTGGACTTTTACCCGGCGGCGGCGAAGTCGTCGACGGGGATATTCTGTTTAACGGAAAATCTCTGCTTACGTTATCGTCCAAGGAATGGCAGGCTTTGCGCGGCAGGCAAATGTCGATGATTTTTCAGGATTCGGGAGCTATGCTCAACCCCATCCGCCGGATTGGCAGTCAGTTTGTTGAATATATCCGCGCCCACCAGTCGGTGCAGAAGCAGGAAGCGTGGGAGCTGGGGCGGGTGATGCTGGAGCGCATGGGACTGCCCCATAGCGAAACCATCATGAATTCGTATACTTTTCAGCTTTCCGGCGGGATGCGCCAGCGGGTGGGCATCGCTATGGCGATGGTGTTTCAGCCGCGGATTCTGTTGGCTGATGAGCCTACCAGCGCCCTGGATGTTACAACCCAATCGCAGATTATCCGGCAGATGCTGGAGCTGCGCGGGAAATATGGCACTGCGATTCTGCTGGTAACCCATAACCTTGGTGTGGCTGCCTATATGGCAGACCGCATCATTGTCATGAAAGATGGCCGCATTGTTGAACAAGGAACCAGGGAGAGTCTTTTGCATCAGCCGGCTGCCTCTTATACCCGGGATTTACTGGAGGCTGTTCCGTCCATGAGGGGGGAACGCTATGTCTGACTTTATTCTGGAGGGCAAGGGCTTGACGCAGTGCTACAAAACCGATACCGGTCGTGTTCTTACCGCTTGCCGTGCTGTCGATGTCACGCTGCGCAAGGGAGAAACGCTGGGCATTGTGGGCGAGAGCGGCTGTGGCAAAAGTACGCTGCTGCGGATTCTGACCCAATTGGAACGTCCTGCTGAAGGCCGGTTGTTTTTCAATGGACAGGAGATCACTTTTCTCAAAGGCGAGTCTTTGCGCCGCAATCGCTGTCATATTCAAATGGTATTTCAGGATCCGGCTGCCAGTTTTTTTCCGCGAATGAAGGTCGGTGAAGCCATTACCGAACCGCTCCGCAATTTTCGTAAGCTTTCCCGGCAGGAGCTGCTGGACAAGCAAGCCGAGCTGTTGGAACTGGTGGGCTTGCCGGCAGAGTACGCGGACCGGTATCCTCATTCCATGAGCGGGGGCCAGCGGCAGCGGCTTGCCATAGCCAGGGCGTTGGCGCTTGATCCGGATATTCTGATATGTGATGAGGCCACTTCCGCCTTGGATGTGTCGGTGCAGCGGCAGATTATTGAACTGCTGGCAGACATTCAACGACAGCGCGGACTGTCGATCATTTTTGTTTGTCATGATCTGGCGCTCGTCCAGTCGATAGCGCACCGGGTAATGATTATGTATCTGGGCGGTGTTGTGGAAGCTCTGCCTGGTGATCAGGTGTGGAATCAGGCCTGCCATCCCTATTCCAAGGCACTCTTGGGTTCTGTTTTCGCAACAGATATGGATTTTGACAAGCCGCTCAATACGCTGGAAGGAGATGTGCCCAGTCCGCTTGATTTGCCGTGCGGCTGTTCCTTTCATACCCGCTGCCCCAGCTGCGTGGAAATTTGCAGGCATGAACAGCCGGCGCTGCGGGAGATTGCTTCAGAGCATCAAGCGGCGTGTCATCTATTATTATAAAAGGCGGGATAGCTATGAATACTTGGACAATATGCGGACAGGCAGTCGCATGCGGTGAAAAAAAGCAGATTATGCTGACTGCAGATATTGCCGGCTGCGAAATGCCGGCAGTGATGATCAAAGGGCAGAAGCCCGGAAAAACTGTTCTAATCACGGCAGCCGTTCATGGCGATGAATATCCGGGTATCATTGCGGCAATCAGAGCGGCAAATGAAATTGACTCGGCGGCTGTAACCGGACAAATTTTGATCATCCCTTGTGTTAACACAGCCGGATTTTGGGCAGGCAGCCGGTATGTGCCGTCAGATGGCGCCAATCTCAACGCCAACTACCCAGGTAAAACTGATGGGACAGCAGGTGAGCGAATCGCCGACTTTTTTGTCAGACATATATTTCCCCAAACAGACTTTATCATTGACTTGCATAGCGGGAGCGCCATGGAGCCGCTGACGCCATGCCTGTTTTTCCCGGATACCGCAGGCGATGTGGTGCGGCAGGCAGCGAAAGCCGCTGCTTATGTTACCGATATTCCGTATTTGATCGCTTCAACGGCAGCAACAGGCCACTACAGCTATGCTGCCAGCGCCTTGAAAATTCCGGGGCTGTTGTTGGAACGCGGCCATAGCGGCCTGTGCGAAGATAGTTGGGTCGAGGCATATTACCGGGATATCCGGCTTTTGCTCAGGCATCTGGCTGTATACCCTTATGAGGATAATAAGGCTGTATGCCCCAAAAAGGTGTTTCATAAAACTATCTATTTGTCTGCCGCGCATGCCGGTCTCTGGTTTCCTGTCATTACTGCCAATGCAGCCGTCAAGGAGGGCGATTTGCTCGGACGGATGGAGGATTTTTTCGGGAACACCATAGCTGAGTACCGGGCTCAAGCTGACGGCACAGTGTTTTATTATCGGGGAGGCTTGGCGGTAAAACAGGGTCAGGAGTTGGTGGCTTACGGCTTGGAGAGATATGCTGAATAGGGCAGCTGACGGCGTAAAACAGGCGGTTTTATAGTATAAACCGGAGGTAGGCAAAGACGATTTGGTTCAAGCACCGATACTGTTTATATTAACTAAGTGAACTTGTTGCAGCGGCTTCCGTTTAGGCCAAAGGCCTGGCGGTAAGTCGTTTTTTTATGCCGGAAAAATGAATATTTTTTGTAATAATACTATACAATATGTAAGTTTTCAGTAAAATCATCCAAGTTATGCATATTTTGTGAGTCTAGTGCTTATGATAATACTGGGGATAGTTTGAGTTAACAGACTAACTGTTAACCAACATTAGACCAGTAAGCGAGGTGATGTATTTGAAGCTGCCGCGAATAAGTAACAAGCAATGGGCCTGTCTGGGCGGGGTTGCGCTGCTGACCGGAGTTTGGATTGCTCCCGGGCCGAGGGTCTCGCCGGAGACGGTTGTGAAAACACCTGCAGCCGAAGAACAACAAGTGGTGGAACCACCCCCAACTGCCGCTGTCCAGTCAAGTCAGCAGCCAATCCAAAAATATACGGTAGTGGCTGGAGACACTTTGAGTGGTATTGCTCAGGAACATGGCATTGACCTTGATACACTAATGGCGGCAAACCCTGGCATCAGCGACCTTATTCACCCTGGTGACCAACTGGATATAGTGGCCAATAAGGGCGTAATTTACCAGGTAAATACCGGAGATACCTTATGGGATATTGCGCATACATATGGTATACGGGTGGAGGAAATCAAGTCAGCCAATAGTAAACAGGATGATCATCTTGCTGTTGGCGAAAAACTTTTCATTCCCGGAGCACGTTGGGCCAGAGCCGAAACGGCGGTAGCGCGGGCCACGGTCAGCCGGTTTATTTGGCCGACCAGGGGCGAAGTATCCTCTCCGTTTGGCTGGCGCTGGGGCCGACTCCATGCCGGTGTTGATCTTGCCAACGATATTGGCACCCATGTTATGGCTGCCCGGGCAGGGAGAGTCATCTGGGCCGGATGGCGGGGCGGCTACGGCTACACTGTCATGTTGGATCATGGCGGCGGTTATGTCAGTCTCTATGGTCATCTGGACGATTATTTTGTTGAACGGGGCCAATATGTACGGGCAGGTCAACGGATTGCTTCCATGGGAAATACCGGCAATTCGACAGGTCCGCACCTGCATTTTGAAATCCAAAAAGACGGTGAGGCGGTAGACCCGATGGGGTTGCTGCCGTAAAAAAAAAAAGAGATTGCCATTGCGGCAATCTCTTTTTTTGAGGGGGATTGTCTTAAATCAGTTGTTAATTTGCCTAATAAAAACAACTTCCTCATCCAGTGTTTTAAGTCCATTACCGCTACAATGTAAAGATTTGTCGTAGCCTGGAGTCAAAAATATTGTTATAATCAAACTGTTCTAAACTTTGCGAGCGGTAGTTAACAATTAGAGTTCGTACCATAATGGGAGATGAAACTGTGATGGGCGAGTTAAACGCAGTATTATTGGGAAGTCCGGAAGTTTACTGGAATGGCAGGAAACTGGTTTTCCCTTTTGCCAAGAGTGAAGCGCTTCTTTATTACCTTTTAGTCAAGAAAAGTGCTTCGCGGGAAGAGTTGGCGGCACTATTATGGGGTGATATGGAGGACGCGGCAGCTAAGAAAAATTTGCGCAATACTATTTATCTGCTTAAAAAGCTGATTGCCGATGATTTTTTGTTGACACCATCACGGGCTAATGTGCTGCTGAATAGCCAAGCCATTGCTGCCAGCACCGATTTACAAGAATTTTTTGCTGCCGGGCTGGAGGAGTCGCTGGTTTTATACCGGGGAGAATTTTTAGCAGGCTTTGCCTGTAAGGACGCCGAGCTGTTTGAAACATGGTTAAGTGGTGAACGGGAGCAAATCAGAGAAGAACTGGTCTCCCGTTTTACCAAAATCATTGTAGGCAAGATGAATAATAAGGATTACGCAAGTGCCAAACGTTACCTGAAGCGTCTGATTGCCTTGGATGAACTTAATGAAAGCGCTTATCGCGCGCTAATGAAAATTTATGAACGCGAAGGCGCTTTTAATAAGGCTATTGATGTATATAGCGCACTTGCTGCAAAAGTTAGCGCTGAACTGGGATTAGAACCTGACGATAAAACAAAAGAAGTTTATAATCGTATTCGAGCGCGGAAATTCGTTAAGCCGGACAGACCGAAAGAGTTTGGCGGGGAAATATTTTTCGGACGGGAACGGGAATTAGCACTGCTTACCAATATGTATGAAAACTTTTGCGCCGGGCGGCAACCAAGGTCGCTGGTTCTGGTTTGTGGTGAACAGGGTGTGGGAAAGACGGCCATTGTGCAGCAGCTAACAGAGCGTGTGGGCAGTGGCAGTGTGCTTTTACGTACCCAGTGCTATCAAGCCGAACAAGAGTACCCCTATAAGGCGTGGAACCAAATTCTAGGTCAGGCATTGGGACTCTTGGGAGAAAGAGGCGTAGTATTGCCTGCCATGTGGCAGCAGGTAATATCCTATGTCTTTCCGGCCCTTGTCAACACTACAGTATCAGCCCCCCAGCACGGCTTAATCAATGCGTATGACATCCATGCCGGTATGGTGGAAGAAATCATGGGCGCCATACTTGGTCAGGCTGCCGGTCAGGGGAAACTGCTCTTGATTGTGGAAGATATTCAATGGCTTGATACTTCCGGGTGGACGGCGCTAAAATTTATTATCCGGGTCCTTGGCAGACAGGTATTGTGTATTGCTACCTGCCGCAGCGAATATCAGGAAGCCTGCGGGCGATTTACCGGAGAGTTTGAGAAGGCCGGTTTGCTGGAATATATTGTGTTAGAAAACTTTAGCCGGGAGGAAGTGGTCAGGTTTTCAACACAGGTGCTTCCGCCTGATAAGATACATGCCGAATTACAACAGAAGCTTTATGAATATACAGAGGGAAATGCGCTGTTTTTAGTGGAGTGCTTCAAGCTTATTCAGTTAGGACAGGAACTGGGGCTTTCGGCACGATTGCGCGGCGTTTTGCAGGAACGGTTCAATGCTGTTTCGGACAATGCCCGGAAAGTACTTGAAGTTATTTCAGTTTTTTTCAGCGATATTAGTTATGATGAGATCTTCGCCGTCTGTGGTATGGATGAATTCGGGATTGTGGAAGCTATTGAAGAAATTCAGCAAAAACATTTGATTCAGGAAGTAGATAGCGCGGCACTGGGGCGTAGAGGACCTATTTATAAATATAGCCATACGCGAATCCGGGAGTATGTGTACTCCC
Proteins encoded in this window:
- the nikC gene encoding nickel transporter permease, whose translation is MARSRCQFYIFLALVLGIVAVAVFAPQIATHDPGQAVLTAANKPPSSEHWFGTDRMGRDLFSRVIYGTRTSLASTLVLVVSIFTVGGVLGVVSGYMGGKTDTVIMRISDMMVSFPGMALAIAMAGIMGPSITNAVIAITMVSWTKYARLARSLVLKVKHQDYILAAIMSGSRTRYILWRYMLPSVLPTLAITAATDMGGMMLELAAFSFLGLGAQSTSIEWGYMLNEGRAYLEAAPWLMLFPGLAIFITVVAFNLLGDSLRDILDPKEQINIFQKKRRVPNMNKQIKAAALLLIVCMLAVTTGCGGNSQQAAATNNHLKFGCYNYSDSFDPANNENSSWVAMRFAVTESLFRFSDKVVAEPNLSDSYQVSDDYTTWTLHIRKGVKFSNGNDVTPTAVKASIERLYKNTDTAQGGKGNSKPKGYLIYNSITADDAAGTVTIVCSKPTSNIPGILSHPYFAIIDASVADKEIIGTGPYKVDSFKAGVSVEMSRNPHYWNGAAPYEKVTVMFIDDSSTKAMALKRGDVDLVENITTASDLKSLSSDNAYYVSTAAGVRTANAYMNFHGVLKNDALRQAIMMALDKQTMCDITTSGMYKPGISVLPSSLAYNYDKLTNPFPFNKQAAIALLDQAGIVDKDGDGWRELDGKMINLDHVAFTSRNLNDFAEAVALQLAEIGIKVTVNIRDYDTALALLKAGEFDLWTCNTLTVGVGDPQAYLGNWYSGNSGGFGYYSNPKYDAAFEQLMVEMNQDRRVELITQLQQILIDDAATIAYGYYNSRMFSRANKVTGADIATIDYYWLTTGIKPVR
- a CDS encoding ABC transporter ATP-binding protein gives rise to the protein MILQFRNISVAYGDGGPSLTGFTLDVAAGEIVALVGESGSGKTTAIRTAIGLLPGGGEVVDGDILFNGKSLLTLSSKEWQALRGRQMSMIFQDSGAMLNPIRRIGSQFVEYIRAHQSVQKQEAWELGRVMLERMGLPHSETIMNSYTFQLSGGMRQRVGIAMAMVFQPRILLADEPTSALDVTTQSQIIRQMLELRGKYGTAILLVTHNLGVAAYMADRIIVMKDGRIVEQGTRESLLHQPAASYTRDLLEAVPSMRGERYV
- a CDS encoding ABC transporter ATP-binding protein; the encoded protein is MSDFILEGKGLTQCYKTDTGRVLTACRAVDVTLRKGETLGIVGESGCGKSTLLRILTQLERPAEGRLFFNGQEITFLKGESLRRNRCHIQMVFQDPAASFFPRMKVGEAITEPLRNFRKLSRQELLDKQAELLELVGLPAEYADRYPHSMSGGQRQRLAIARALALDPDILICDEATSALDVSVQRQIIELLADIQRQRGLSIIFVCHDLALVQSIAHRVMIMYLGGVVEALPGDQVWNQACHPYSKALLGSVFATDMDFDKPLNTLEGDVPSPLDLPCGCSFHTRCPSCVEICRHEQPALREIASEHQAACHLLL
- a CDS encoding M14 family metallopeptidase, with the translated sequence MNTWTICGQAVACGEKKQIMLTADIAGCEMPAVMIKGQKPGKTVLITAAVHGDEYPGIIAAIRAANEIDSAAVTGQILIIPCVNTAGFWAGSRYVPSDGANLNANYPGKTDGTAGERIADFFVRHIFPQTDFIIDLHSGSAMEPLTPCLFFPDTAGDVVRQAAKAAAYVTDIPYLIASTAATGHYSYAASALKIPGLLLERGHSGLCEDSWVEAYYRDIRLLLRHLAVYPYEDNKAVCPKKVFHKTIYLSAAHAGLWFPVITANAAVKEGDLLGRMEDFFGNTIAEYRAQADGTVFYYRGGLAVKQGQELVAYGLERYAE
- a CDS encoding M23 family metallopeptidase, with translation MYLKLPRISNKQWACLGGVALLTGVWIAPGPRVSPETVVKTPAAEEQQVVEPPPTAAVQSSQQPIQKYTVVAGDTLSGIAQEHGIDLDTLMAANPGISDLIHPGDQLDIVANKGVIYQVNTGDTLWDIAHTYGIRVEEIKSANSKQDDHLAVGEKLFIPGARWARAETAVARATVSRFIWPTRGEVSSPFGWRWGRLHAGVDLANDIGTHVMAARAGRVIWAGWRGGYGYTVMLDHGGGYVSLYGHLDDYFVERGQYVRAGQRIASMGNTGNSTGPHLHFEIQKDGEAVDPMGLLP
- a CDS encoding AAA family ATPase, whose protein sequence is MGELNAVLLGSPEVYWNGRKLVFPFAKSEALLYYLLVKKSASREELAALLWGDMEDAAAKKNLRNTIYLLKKLIADDFLLTPSRANVLLNSQAIAASTDLQEFFAAGLEESLVLYRGEFLAGFACKDAELFETWLSGEREQIREELVSRFTKIIVGKMNNKDYASAKRYLKRLIALDELNESAYRALMKIYEREGAFNKAIDVYSALAAKVSAELGLEPDDKTKEVYNRIRARKFVKPDRPKEFGGEIFFGRERELALLTNMYENFCAGRQPRSLVLVCGEQGVGKTAIVQQLTERVGSGSVLLRTQCYQAEQEYPYKAWNQILGQALGLLGERGVVLPAMWQQVISYVFPALVNTTVSAPQHGLINAYDIHAGMVEEIMGAILGQAAGQGKLLLIVEDIQWLDTSGWTALKFIIRVLGRQVLCIATCRSEYQEACGRFTGEFEKAGLLEYIVLENFSREEVVRFSTQVLPPDKIHAELQQKLYEYTEGNALFLVECFKLIQLGQELGLSARLRGVLQERFNAVSDNARKVLEVISVFFSDISYDEIFAVCGMDEFGIVEAIEEIQQKHLIQEVDSAALGRRGPIYKYSHTRIREYVYSQLSSLRQRMLHRKAGTYLEGLLERDFRGQDLYSEILYHYSQIEEKVKVLEYTVKIAERYSCPQYELFPDLSEILRGGNACVFDDGAQILRQLDNIRELLVALEHSTVDKRGISRFRVAYLEMLGRYYIWQGNHREGLKAIHQMLRLSAKWNFDDYLIKGYQQVVYCGIQIRHPRLIEWFAGKLLKKADEENLAEKTAIVSRFLGIAHALRREQELAEQCYRQSLSVFKRLGEENSNYSLHMAAAYNYIGELRRTDGNLAEALYYYEQAIRITGKHTVSAGFSIFLINAGFAAYELGEYGKSYQYLEDALGLGQRFGDQRGYWCLRCYSTLHSLLALLAIRDKRPEAGRQHLKTADSILQRHYDAYQAGVILRTKLQLAIWMQQDGKLRQAFRDYLPLPVEEYYRRGKEIFLHLDSVLDQRLLDEVYAGYKGS